The DNA sequence TAAGAAATAACTTTTGTCTTTAACAAACTTTGGTACCAGTCACCACTTTTGTTAAATTTTGAGGTAATTACCAGCATAGTTTCCTAGTTAATACTGTGAAAATACCAGGTAAGTAACAGCTTACAACAGGCTGTAAAAGAAAGCATTACAAAAATGTCAATATTTTTTCCTCCAGATCCCTCCGGTCAACACGCCACAGCAACTGTAACACACCTcacattctctcttctctcctccttcctgtctcTTCGTTTCCTATCAGAAGTTGTCTGTGATGTCGTCCAATGGGAACTCTCCATTGTTGATCAACACCACTGAGTGTAATGGGAGTGTCCACACAGCCTGCACGCCACCAGACGAGCCAGAGGAGCTGGACACACGGGTAACGTATGACCTTTACTGTAACCCCTAACACACAGGATTGCAACTCTGTCCTAGAAGTGTTTAGCACACCTATTCAAATGATTAACTAAACATTGTCTTGTATTTAGACCTCGATTTGTTTATTCAGGGGTGTTAGCGCTGGGCTGGTACAAAAACCTCCAAATACTTTTGCTGTCTCCAAGACAGGAGTTGCTCCAACGTGTGCTACCTTCTCCACTTCAAACCTGAATGAAGAGTGGCTACGTCCAGATTCTCCCCCCTTCTCATtaagtgtgcacttgcacactcccCATCATGGATCTAAAAGCATTGAATTGGTGTAAGCATTGGCTGGAGAGAGTTTTGACCGTTGTTACATCCATGAGAGAgagtgtgcaagtgcacactttagAAGAAGTGTGGAGAATCGGGGTGCATCCAGTGTGTGGTGTAATGACCTTTTtgtgaccccaggtggtgaaccCTTCGTTCCCCAACCCTCGGCGGAGGCTAAGACTGCGGGACCTGGCTGAGAGGGTGATTGATGCCCAAGAGAACGAACAGGAGCTCAACAAACTGCTCAATGAGGCACTGCTGGAGAGAGAAACCGTACAAGCGTGagtagagaaagagtgagagtgagggtgtgtgtggggttgcaaaattccaggtaCTTTATATAAATTCCCTGGTTATcctgaaatcctggttggaggatttcgGATTTcatgcttattccctcctgattccgggaatcctccaaccgggaATTTTTgggaaaccagggaatttattaaAACTTCCCTGAATTTTGCCAGCCTGTgtgtatctacagttgaagtttgaagtttacatacaccttagccaaatacatttaaactcagtttttcacaattcctgacatttaatcctagtaaagattccctgtcttaggtcagttaggttcaccactttattttaagaatgtgaaatgtcagaataatagtagagagaatgatttatttcagcttttatttctatcatcacattcccagtgggtcagaagtttacatacactcaattagtatttggtagcattgcctttaaattgtttaacttgggtcaaacgtttcgggtagccttccacaagcttcccacaataagttgggtgaattttggcccattcctcctgacagagctggtgtaactgaatcaggtttgtaggcctccttgctcgcacacgctttttcagttttgcccacacattttctataggattgaggtcagggctttgtgatggccactccaataccttgactttgttgtccttaagccattttgccacaactttggaagtgtgcttggggtcattgtccaattggaagacccatttgcgaccaagcttgaacttcctgactgatgtcttgagatgttgcttcaatatatccacataattttccttcctcatgataccatctattttgtgaagtgcaccagtccctccttgctgagcggcctttcaggttaggactcgttttactgtagatacttttgtacctgtttcctccagcatcttcacagggtcctttgctgttgttctgggattgatttgcacttttcgcaccaaagtacgttaatctctaggagacagaacacgtctccttcctgaacgtggtaccttcaggcgtttggaaattgctcccaatgatgaaccagacttgtggaggtctgcaattcttttctgaggtcttggctgatttcttttgattttcccatgatgtcaagcaaagaggcactgagtttgaaggtagagtttgaaggtaggccttgaaatacatccacaggtacacgtccaattgactcaaatgatgccaattagcctatcagaagcttctaaagtcatgacatcattttctggaattttccaagctgtttaaaggcacagtcaacttagtgtatgtaaacttctgacccactggaattgtgacacattgaaataatctgtttgtaaacaattgttggaaaaaggacttgtcatgcacaaagtagatgtcctaactgacttgccaaaactatagtttgttaacaagaaatgtgtggagtggttgaaaaacgagttttaatgactccaacctaagtgtatgtaaacttccgacttcaactgtatgtatgtgtgtgtgtgatagtcaGTCATAGAGAAACACCTCAGTagcagagggtgtgtgagtgagcCATGTGCAGCCAGGTATGAATCCTCTGTTATGTGAGCAGACAGACCGTGtgatccctccctctaccctgtctccatctgCCCTGTCAGTCTGAAGGGGAAACGCACCAACTGTCTGTCCCTGCGCTTTGTGGACCCTGAGCTGGAGACCCGCTACTCTGTAGAAAAGGAGAAGCAGAGCGGGGCTGCCTTCAGCTGCTCCTGTGTAGTGCTCCTGTTCACTGCAGCCATGGAGGTCCTCATAGACCCACGGTGAGTTTACCTAaactctctcgctcgctctctctctctctctgtctcgtgtTCCCTTATGTTCTGTGTGTTCTTGCGGTTGACAGGATGATAGCAAATTACGTGACCCTAGCTGTGGGAGAGGTCCTGCTGCTCGTCCTCACCGTCTGCTCTCTGGCGGCCATCTTCCCTCGAGTGAGTGCCCCTTCCCCCCCCGCTCCACTATCACACCTCGCTCAACATCCAACCAGAGAGCAGCTATCCTTTCAGAGCGAGCAACAGTTAACCCACAGCCAAATCCTAATTTATCATAGAACATTTTCCACAACATAAGAAATCCGTAGATATGAAGATATTTGTTGTGGTGTCCTCTTGAGTAAAAAGAACGTAGTTGTGATAGTGGATCAGCATACCGTAGTTAAGTAACTTAGATGTGGTAAGCGTCTCATGGTGCTGTGCATTTGATGTGTACATACAGTACCCTCCCAATGTTACGTAAGCTGAATGAGGTAGAAATGTGTCTAATCAGCACCCCATACGTTCGTTCTTATGTCACGCATCAACACTTTTGATCTAACCTCATGAGCCAGGTCATGGAAAGTCACATTTATTGACTGCTATTATGTAGCTATGGAGTTATGTAGCTACCACTATTGACTGCTATTATGTAGCTATGTAGTTATGTAGCTACCACTATCGACTGCTACTGTCACCCTAACAGCAACACTCCTCCCCATCCCCACATTGCCCACAAGGGTTTTAAACCCCATGTACTGTAtctgtgcactgtgtgtgtgtgcgtgcacacacacacacacacacacacacacacacacacacacaaacagatgaactccaaatcaaatcaaattttatcggccacatgcgccgaatacaacaggtgcagacattacagtgaaatgcttacttacagccctgaaccaacagtgcatttattttttataaaaaagtagaataaaacaacaaaaaagtgttgagaaaaaaagagcagaagtaaaataaaataacagtagggaggctacgaCAAACACCCTGACCTACTATGGTTTCCATCTGATGATGCATTTGAAAACTGAACATGATTACGATGATTACAATTGTATTACTTCGTTGGTTACGGCTAGCAAGGACGACCCTCACCATCAATCAGAGTTAACATGTTTTAATGTTGTTCCGCCATTGCCCCACATATACCACAGGTGTCATTGTTGTAAAACATTACTCAAAACCACATCAATACAACAATGGtggtgaagatgatgatgatgatgatgatcaagaTATTGCTGGTAGTTCAGGTGACTGGTTAATGATATTACTGTTGATGACCAACATGTTGtttttcttcctaggttttcccTAAGAGGCTGGTGTCTTTCTCCACATGGATCGACCACACCCGCTGGGCACGGAACACGTGGGCCATGGCAGCAATCTTCATCCTCACCATGGCCGACATTGTGGACATGGTGAGAAACGCTTATCGTTATTCTGCAGTAGCATGACAACACACAAGCCTTCCCATAAACCTGGGTTTGACTTAAAGGTCTGTTTTTGGTATTGACATGCATGCACACTGTCCAAATGCAACAGCACACATTGCAGTTGAATGTTTTAAATTCATAATTAAGCAACAAGATGGGAGTGAAACCAAGGATTTTAAAAAGGGGTCCAGGTAAGTTTGGAGGAAGCACTAGAAATCGATTGAGTGGTGGCTCGGATCTTGCGTTGACATTtggcctctatcccctctctgtcCACGCCCTGTAGCTAAGCTGTCCCCGTCCCTCGGGAAATGCCACAAtggcccctccctcctctgttgtCCAATCCGGAGCCGAGGGCTGTCTGGACAACCCCAAGTACTACAGCTACATCGCCGTGCTGGCACTCATGGCGACCACCATGCTGGTGCAGGTCAGCCACATGGTCAAGGTCACACTCATGCTCCTCATCACCATAGCAACGGGCATCGTCAACATCTACAGCTGGAGGGACATATTTGACCGCTACGATATGGCCCGCTTCCAGGACTACAGGTGGGTGTGGTTGTGGTGTTATGGCTGTTGtggtgttataggtggtggtcaTCAGTTTATGGATGTGTGGTCATCATTTCTTTTCAATTAGTAAAACtgaaattggaatttcagttgactgaattgaaattaaATTGACCCCAACTCTGATTGTCATGTTTAGTGTGATATTGTTGTTCTGTAAACAATGTGCGCATGTCTGTGATTTCTGATTATCTCTGTGCTCTATTTTTAGGTCTTACCTGGTTCCCTCTAAATATGCCATGACCGTGATGATCTTCATCATGATGATCAGCTTCTACTACTTTTCTCG is a window from the Coregonus clupeaformis isolate EN_2021a unplaced genomic scaffold, ASM2061545v1 scaf5219, whole genome shotgun sequence genome containing:
- the LOC121585903 gene encoding adenylate cyclase type 3, with the translated sequence ERLLLSILPKHIADEMLQDMKKKEASQTGQKEMQQFNTMYMYRHENVSILFADIVGFTQLSSSCSAHELVKLLNELFARFDKLAAKYHQLRIKILGDCYYCICGLPDYREDHAACSIMMGLAMVEAISYVREKTGTDVDMRVGVHTGTVLGGVLGQKRWQYDVWSTDVTVANKMEAGGIPGRVHISQATMECLHGEFDMEPGNGGDRCEYLKERGIDSYLVVVPKGPLGKNGINGVKLSVMSSNGNSPLLINTTECNGSVHTACTPPDEPEELDTRVVNPSFPNPRRRLRLRDLAERVIDAQENEQELNKLLNEALLERETVQALKGKRTNCLSLRFVDPELETRYSVEKEKQSGAAFSCSCVVLLFTAAMEVLIDPRMIANYVTLAVGEVLLLVLTVCSLAAIFPRVFPKRLVSFSTWIDHTRWARNTWAMAAIFILTMADIVDMLSCPRPSGNATMAPPSSVVQSGAEGCLDNPKYYSYIAVLALMATTMLVQVSHMVKVTLMLLITIATGIVNIYSWRDIFDRYDMARFQDYRSYLVPSKYAMTVMIFIMMISFYYFSRHVEKLARTLFLWKIEVHEQKEKVYEMRRWNEALVTNMLPEHVARHFLGSKKRDEVRQRQ